One Leishmania panamensis strain MHOM/PA/94/PSC-1 chromosome 24 sequence genomic region harbors:
- a CDS encoding putative transmembrane protein (TriTrypDB/GeneDB-style sysID: LpmP.24.0430), with translation MTVVTVKYLYANYPTQCNLLILLGSIALLLWARWQRWAQRLRMVARSRMREARPVLQAFRRRPLNWRWIAGEIMIMLANARPLSVTTFSTLLVVHCVLLGIERHFSYRNAPNNIQLWTYQETHFDLTTMGPSLVSPVHDPRSLSPYGPRSSRTLAHFCGRPTASSYDGYTGAPHAAYIHHDVERDRYVVRTFGRGGTRVDERRRSGVGRSTYEAFCAAPRRVQLGTPLAPSPWLDGEANWQLGDAGAAPRHAVNGAFSFAVQPLAVPHAAAAAVASNATASRSADADFTKADQGLRTHYRRYTRDELLQRHAHLDFIYSYVNGSDITRGYTKPFAKTWECWNMIASVQLLWGEMQRAADIGADAPPLAEDAFSRHIAELLFVSSSSPCALSQLLADVNAGKDAMKRVEASLWWAATHPSQPHIKGAPPPPEMALTNMELLHALGADLESVKPDDIDADCDELRHGMRGLLLHTRSWHRGRMTVVTPYGNVPLWLNQSRNFFMRSLYAAATAPTARAEAASGAADGGDASVLGTAEARFVREAHTGKLHYTRIHIVDQRALMPPAPLTTANSYVVEPFVYRLRNASSVFIYMNDDYLVMKDVDITDFVNEFGGPLLRIRKSDSMEYYEANRDYFRRGLVFNTMLMHRDLDRTPADLEELVQPATAAATLTSMEGEAVVVQRGVVRASWAAFAAAVDARSSVATPGGSAQSTSTACARSSSAAVCAWADCAWGAPAGAVARGACAMPRVSAKGEPAWAADAAGTFALVPAPPTKPGSGEWTWTGHVQMPALVHWGRRVLDRVTADLIAPRYYLETETIALTKVEHEPIVLQMNSSSITEHLTGLRNAFASLQGDTQDAPKTKTTATYLLRMLMHTISTYEFPTHRIFKTQPRLRKYRMRLDSHAPYAQCRNMWGYIHKRYAPDLNLNMLMMRTRTTMDLLPPSTHTAHMLRHPWAASSQYLPYLIAKQAWRMQRGAGLSPLGSDASVFPAVDVALDNEDGCAPATYITEAEKSARYHEFRDDVSWNAKTMKRIRSYRDKKPFTNINSKFSSNEVGVTLRNFLEELFPTPMLLERQWSSALDSGNGTDELRVSSSVEEQSGAPNLQFMHLNVNFERLMRLPLILVSNDEEGFCPLLRSLRHVLPDFSGQRVVHVLVPPADGVSLRAARADRRHPYREFLPVARCSLSADRLRRVTLPADSSVADVVVAGLRLAREGVAAGLWEAPALVELRGRRAVQALVLDARTLRAGARGFTELSHALGVPAELLAYEDFAVRLLDAAAQSLVRSPTPAEAATVAAAVPIKEASRRNGAATADDFAASVLVLSEAEAEARHTHWAYGASEHDLLSAMPLPYGKVEDMEAAVQWVF, from the coding sequence ATGACAGTAGTCACCGTAAAATATTTATACGCCAATTACCCGACCCAGTGCAACTTACTCATCCTCCTTGGCAGCATCGCGCTTCTCCTATGGGCTCGCTGGCAGAGATGGGCTCAACGGCTCCGTATGGTGGCGCGATCGCGAATGAGAGAAGCGCGACCTGTTCTGCAGGCATTCCGTAGACGCCCCCTCAATTGGCGGTGGATAGCCGGGGAGATCATGATTATGTTAGCCAACGCCAGGCCGCTCAGCGTAACAACCTTCAGTACTCTCCTTGTCGTACATTGCGTGTTACTGGGTATCGAGCGGCATTTTAGCTACCGTAATGCTCCTAATAATATTCAGCTGTGGACCTACCAAGAGACGCACTTTGACCTCACAACGATGGGGCCCTCACTCGTCTCCCCTGTGCACGACCCGCGCTCCTTGAGCCCGTACGGCCCGCGGTCGAGCCGCACGCTTGCGCACTTCTGCGGCAGACCCACGGCGAGCAGCTACGACGGCTACACCGGCGCGCCGCACGCGGCGTACATCCACCACGACGTGGAGCGCGACCGCTACGTGGTGCGCACCTTCGGCCGCGGTGGCACGCGCGTGgacgagcggcggcgcagcggtgtggGCCGCAGCACCTACGAGGCCTtctgcgccgcgccgcgccgcgtgCAGCTTGGCACGCCactggcgccgtcgccgtggcTCGACGGTGAGGCCAACTGGCAGCTGGgcgacgccggcgcagcgccgcggcacgCCGTCAACGGCGCCTTCAGCTTTGCTGTGCAGCCCCTCGCCGTGCCGcacgcagcggccgcggcagTAGCCAGCAatgccaccgccagccgcagcgccgacgcggACTTCACCAAGGCGGACCAGGGCCTGCGCACGCACTACCGCCGCTACACGCgtgacgagctgctgcagcgccacgcgcACCTCGACTTCATCTACTCCTACGTCAACGGCAGCGACATCACGCGCGGCTACACGAAGCCGTTTGCGAAGACGTGGGAGTGCTGGAACATGATCGCatcggtgcagctgctgtggggcGAGATGCAGCGTGCGGCCGACATTGGCGccgacgcaccgccgctggccGAGGACGCCTTCAGCCGCCACATCGCGGAGCTGCTGTTTGTGTCGTCGTCGAGCCCGTGCGCcttgtcgcagctgctggccgACGTGAACGCCGGCAAGGACGCGATGAAGCGCGTGGAGGCGTCGCTCTGGTGGGCCGCCACGCACCCCAGCCAGCCCCACATCAAgggcgcgccgccgccgccggagATGGCGCTGACGAAcatggagctgctgcacgcccTGGGTGCGGACCTGGAAAGCGTGAAGCCGGACGACATCGACGCGGACTGcgacgagctgcgccacggcatgcgcgggctgctgctccacacgcgcagctgGCACCGCGGTCGCATGACCGTCGTGACGCCGTACGGCAAcgtgccgctgtggctgaACCAGAGCCGGAACTTCTTCATGCGCTCCCTCTatgccgctgccacggcgccCACGGCGCGCGCTGAGGCGGCGAGTGGTgccgctgacggcggcgatgcgagCGTGCTGGGCACGGCGGAGGCGCGCTTCGTGAGGGAGGCCCACACCGGCAAGCTGCACTACACGCGCATCCACATCGTGGACCAGCGCGCGCTGATGCCGCCCGCGCCGCTGACGACCGCGAACAGCTACGTTGTCGAGCCCTTCGTGTACCGCCTGCGCaacgcctcctccgtcttcaTCTACATGAACGATGACTACCTCGTCATGAAGGACGTCGACATCACCGACTTCGTGAACGAGTTTGGtgggccgctgctgcgtatACGTAAGTCGGACTCCATGGAGTACTACGAGGCTAATCGCGACTACTTCCGCCGGGGTCTTGTGTTCAACACCATGCTCATGCACCGCGATCTGGACCGGACACCCGCGGACCTGGAGGAGCTCGTGCAGCCggctactgccgccgccaccctgACGTCGATGGAGGGCGAGGCAGTCGtcgtgcagcgcggcgtcgtgcgtgcgtcgtgggccgccttcgccgctgccgtggacgcgcgcagcagcgtggcgacGCCGGGGGGCAGCGCGCAGTCCACGAGCACGGCatgcgcgaggagcagcagtgctgcggtgtgcgcgtgggcgGATTGCGCGTGGGGGGCCCCTGCgggcgcggtggcgcgcggtgcgtgtgcgatgcCGCGCGTGTCGGCGAAGGGTGAGCCAGCGTGGGCCGCGGATGCAGCGGGCACCTTTGCGCTGGTGCCTGCGCCACCTACGAAGCCGGGCAGCGGCGAGTGGACGTGGACGGGCCATGTGCAGATGCCGGCGCTCGTGCACTGGGGCCGCCGCGTGCTCGACCGCGTCACGGCAGACCTCATCGCACCGCGCTACTACCTCGAGACGGAGACAATCGCGTTGACTAAGGTGGAACACGAGCCGATCGTGCTGCAAATGAACTCGTCCAGTATCACAGAGCACTTGACAGGCTTGCGAAAcgccttcgcttctctgcaAGGAGACACTCAGGACGCCCCTAAGACAAAGACAACAGCGACGTATCTGCTGAGGATGCTCATGCACACGATTTCAACGTACGAGTTCCCTACGCACCGTATCTTCAAGACACAGCCGCGCCTGCGCAAGTACCGCATGCGGCTCGACAGCCACGCCCCCTACGCACAGTGCCGCAACATGTGGGGCTACATCCACAAGCGCTATGCACCTGACCTCAATCTGAACATGCTCATGATGCGCACCCGCACCACGATGGACCTATTGCCACCGTCGACGCACACGGCTCACATGCTGCGGCATCCGTGGGCCGCGTCGAGCCAGTACCTGCCGTACCTGATTGCGAAGCAGGCGTGGCGCATGCAGCGCGGTGCCGGCCTGTCACCACTGGGCAGTGACGCGTCGGTGTTCCCGGCAGTGGACGTGGCGCTGGACAACGAGGACGGCTGCGCGCCGGCCACTTACATTACGGAAGCCGAGAAATCCGCGCGCTACCACGAGTTCCGTGACGACGTGAGCTGGAATGCAAAAACTATGAAAAGGATTCGGAGCTACCGTGACAAAAAGCCGTTCACTAATATCAACTCGAAGTTCTCGAGCAACGAGGTCGGCGTCACGCTCCGCAACTTCCTGGAGGAACTGTTCCCCACTccgatgctgctggagcgaCAGTGGAGCAGCGCCCTCGACAGCGGGAACGGCACGGACGAGCTGCGAGTGTCGTCGAGCGTTGAGGAGCAGAGCGGCGCGCCTAACCTGCAGTTTATGCACCTAAACGTGAACTTCGAGCGCCTGATGCGCCTGCCGCTGATCCTCGTGAgcaacgacgaggagggcttctgcccgctgctgcgcagcctgCGACACGTGCTGCCGGACTTCAGCGGACAGCGTGTGGTGCATGTGCTGGTGCCGCCGGCGGACGGCGTGTCGCTGCGCGCCGCGCGCGCGGACCGGCGACACCCCTACCGCGAGTTCCTGCCggtggcgcgctgcagcctgTCGGCCGACCGACTGCGCCGCgtgacgctgccggcggacagcagcgtggcggacgtggtggtggcggggctgcggctggcgcgcgagggggtggcggcggggcTGTGGGAGgcaccggcgctggtggaactgcgcgggcggcgcgcggtgcaggcgctggtgctcgACGCACGGACACTGCGCGCCGGTGCACGCGGCTTCACGGAGCTGTCGCACGCGCTGGGCGTGCCAGCCGAGCTGCTGGCGTATGAGGACTTCGCGGTGCGCCTGctggacgccgccgcgcagtcGCTGGTGCGCTCACCCACGCCAGCCGAGGCGGCCACggtcgccgcggcggtgccgatCAAGGAGGCCAGCCGGCGTAATGGGGCCGCCACTGCGGACGACTTTGCTGCGagtgtgctggtgctgtcggaggcagaggcggaggcgcgtCACACGCACTGGGCCTACGGTGCCTCCGAGCACGACCTTCTGAgcgcgatgccgctgccgtatGGTAAGGTGGAGGATATggaagcggcggtgcagtggGTCTTCTGA
- a CDS encoding hypothetical protein (TriTrypDB/GeneDB-style sysID: LpmP.24.0440), translating into MGREGCRLYPGNTRSRGQREADRFAHPQPSCEKGEHSMWCDIRLVEVGFRPLEATNVLLVVTCRKIFLRVVATGFVFTIYLEDIVQVRHVVPAHAVELHVEVPSLASLDDHKPPGCERWYVPATRRLYRIYPKQRGSGSSSSACAQLFQVLTSLLSARAQQASEESDLDDAIAWYERTDACSMLPYHLCEEVGLHELESASYALPHIALTAGVTRLSATHAEAQQDPPTWRQAQSALPLASSCSGLLAPGGLFGELGVDVPGHLRRIYVVPSPGFWRLPKASSPSAPSDLLWHGRRAPDHLHCEASSEMISRYASTSTITMQQQHTMGHTHEPRDTLVATGAPASCYQLQPQHGASQHEQPTPSSSHVGVGMNNRESSLMVGMCGLHPRAIPAPPLSLSSRAQSSSPRARQPVSLEYGPTTSG; encoded by the coding sequence ATGGGGCGTGAAGGCTGTCGTCTCTATCCCGGCAACACGCGCAGTCGCGGCCAACGTGAGGCAGATCGCTTCGCCCACCCTCAACCTTCCTGCGAGAAGGGAGAGCACAGTATGTGGTGTGATATCAGGCTTGTGGAAGTCGGCTTCCGCCCGCTCGAGGCGACGAATGTTCTGTTGGTAGTCACCTGCAGAAAAATCTTCCTCCGTGTCGTGGCGACAGGGTTCGTCTTTACAATTTACCTGGAGGACATCGTTCAAGTGCGTCACGTCGTGCCGGCCCACGCTGTAGAGCTGCACGTGGAAGTACCGTCGCTCGCATCGTTGGACGATCACAAACCTCCTGGGTGTGAGAGGTGGTACGTGCCAGCAACGCGCCGTCTGTACCGCATTTATCCTAAGCAACGcggtagcggcagcagcagcagcgcgtgtgcacaACTCTTTCAAGTCCTTacctccctcctctcggCGCGTGCGCAACAGGCGTCTGAGGAGAGTGATCTGGACGATGCAATTGCGTGGTACGAGCGGACAGACGCGTGCTCGATGCTGCCGTATCATCTGTGTGAGGAGGTGGGGCTGCACGAGCTGGAGAGCGCGTCTTACGCGTTGCCTCATATCGCTCTCACTGCGGGGGTGACGAGATTGTCGGCCACCCACGCGGAGGCTCAGCAGGACCCGCCAACGTGGCGACAAGCACAGTCCGCGCTCCCCCTCGcgagctcctgcagcggtTTGCTGGCGCCGGGAGGCCTCTTCGGTGAACTAGGCGTGGACGTGCCGGGCCACTTGCGCCGAATCTACGTGGTGCCGTCGCCGGGATTCTGGAGACTCCCCAAGGCGTCCTCGCCATCAGCGCCATCCGATCTTCTCTGGCATGGCAGACGGGCCCCAGATCACTTGCACTGCGAAGCCAGTTCAGAGATGATTTCCCGATATGCATCCACATCGACTATAACAatgcaacaacaacacaccaTGGGGCACACGCATGAGCCGCGCGACACGCTTGTCGCTACAGGCGCTCCTGCGTCGTGCTATCagctgcagccacagcatGGTGCATCGCAGCATGAGCAACCTACGCCGAGCTCTTCTCACGTGGGCGTCGGCATGAACAACCGAGAATCGTCGCTGATGGTAGGGATGTGCGGCCTGCACCCCCGCGCCATACCAGCCCCGCCACTTTCACTGTCCTCACGGGCACAATCCTCTTCTCCGCGAGCTCGGCAGCCCGTAAGTCTCGAGTACGGCCCCACCACATCTGGCTGA
- a CDS encoding hypothetical protein (TriTrypDB/GeneDB-style sysID: LpmP.24.0450): MNIHIERTSSIAAASTGTLSAPPSMIWAAGSSALARQNSRSSGCSMANDQRILFFPSSKETSYKQLGRIIHTSGTGTKETVTATSELTFASAHCKMGVTQGCRKCISDECNEQKRQYFLQQQCPQRLSWARIGGNALPEMASFEVATTNSLRVSNSVLNVISASSENWEDHRDLSISSGLRGGGRRASGGDSTASERDASLSSSGSGVDVGREVALQPPARFGHTAVLYKNSQILIFGGKASEEHYFNDVYQYDASARRWRCLQEECIDEATAAVVANEQGSVSPSYASAQSASPSFSPTASPPASARWVEAVLMAAPISDATPTDASSPRYSSGSINNSSIQERSVIQRYAATSRVFAGPVHQGTLAGGTLAVSASSSRDGATRYYNSLLETEVTRRRRPAGRVGHAAALYQDSMYILSGEYLGHFFDDMWALDIPSLTWYKECGLPFSPRKGHTMHLLPADFTATRARQDMLVVFGGLVKASRARPRPADPELPTRSQGEPDFACAPTNAVLLYYLAQRRWCQLKTCGEQPSARFYHVSQLITGTALLIVFGGRSTTPAQTSDGTAAATEGAFLNDLHILDVSTGFWRHIRDFTGDIPSPRMCAASVFVNDTFGVFAGGGDTYCEDAFEFSLQSRRWRRVKLNNQPACSRPTVTYTKDRLVFFGGFAPRTGVMSCTMELCLSPLSLRSQGLQWWSRCTFEKHIRSCTKSRALEMEEKAAAAAAAGTMERSGSSWFTGCSGQVMLQCSPSVTARSSPLATPRSWFVNGGVLRPAPLRVPSFDQIGVLSAAAPAWGGGPPATRSPARGALTLSPTLSCWSSSSAVFSPLSGSSKLIPSWQDTASSNSNLAGGGTVYASGGGGTTATFCSLASVTPPVHNLFPSHPVTAINSSRSPSQTGSPATVSTAASTSQAHLWSHMTATVVQNTSAAGTAVYSGSAQAHSRSSGALAAEDANVMVVGVADCTQSRSASSPPTPLSHSAASSVLGSAPSVSHTAGLGRSSLPPPVTATGEQPASACFITNCVRNLSGYVAASVPHLARSFSNQAPPSAHTGGPPLAAAAVNNGRRGGNSAVSGGNWGYPMCMQQRGSPLQGRAVRLDVALFGLSPSPQPTHDPSAGIVACRQPSPFVQRSSSITNGGGSAFTTPQQPHVSTQFTESASSSISSGSTILAAHIPSMYAKYTIQRLEGTSGPYFLQALAARLKRHEAEHTEKRTL; the protein is encoded by the coding sequence ATGAATATCCATATCGAACGCACGTCGTCGATCGCGGCAGCCTCCACCGGCACTCTCAGCGCCCCGCCATCCATGATCTGGGCTGCGGGAAGCTCAGCGCTGGCGAGGCAGAACAgtcgcagcagtggctgcagcaTGGCGAACGATCAACGgattctcttcttcccctctaGTAAGGAGACGTCATACAAGCAACTGGGGCGTATAATTcacaccagcggcaccggcacgAAGGAGACAGTCACGGCGACGTCCGAGCTCACTTTCGCTAGCGCCCACTGCAAGATGGGCGTAACGCAGGGATGCCGAAAGTGCATTAGCGACGAGTGCAATGAGCAGAAACGGCAGTACttccttcagcagcagtgcccgCAGCGCCTGTCGTGGGCGCGCATTGGCGGCAACGCATTGCCAGAGATGGCGTCATTCGAGGTGGCGACCACCAACTCCCTGCGTGTGTCGAACTCAGTCTTGAACGTAATCTCGGCATCGAGCGAAAACTGGGAGGATCATCGTGACTTAAGCATCTCCTCCGGACTtcgcggcggtggtcgccgtgccagtggcggtgacagcaccgcctcagAGCGGGATGCCAGCttgagcagcagtggcagcggcgtggACGTGGGCAGAGAGGTTGCTCTGCAGCCTCCGGCGCGCTTTGGACACACCGCCGTCCTCTACAAGAACTCCCAGATTCTCATCTTCGGCGGCAAAGCGAGTGAGGAGCACTACTTCAACGATGTCTACCAGTACGACGCGTCGGCGCGACGTTGGAGGTGTCTACAGGAAGAGTGTATCGACGaggccacggcggcggtcgtCGCCAACGAGCAGGGCAGCGTCAGTCCGTCGTACGCATCCGCGCAGTCTGCGTCGCCGTCCTTCTCCCCAACCGCGTCACCTCCGGCTTCGGCGAGATGGGTCGAAGCGGTGCTAATGGCAGCACCCATTTCCGATGCAACACCGACAGACGCGTCTTCGCcgcgctacagcagcggGTCTatcaacaacagcagcattCAGGAGCGCAGCGTCATTCAGCGTTACGCGGCCACCTCGCGCGTCTTCGCTGGACCTGTCCACCAGGGCACCCTGGCCGGCGGGACGCTGGCGGTCAGCGCAAGCAGTAGCCGCGACGGTGCTACCAGATATTATAACTCTCTTTTGGAGACGGAGGTGACACGGCGTCGGCGTCCCGCGGGACGAGTCggtcacgctgctgcgctgtaCCAGGACTCAATGTACATCCTCAGTGGAGAGTATCTGGGGCACTTCTTTGATGACATGTGGGCGCTTGATATTCCCAGTCTCACCTGGTACAAGGAGTGCGGCCTGCCCTTCTCGCCGCGCAAGGGGCATACAATGCACCTGCTCCCTGCCGACTTCACCGCCACCCGCGCCCGCCAAGACATGCTGGTTGTGTTTGGCGGCCTCGTGAAGGCATCACGCGCCCGGCCGCGTCCTGCTGACCCGGAACTACCCACACGCAGCCAAGGCGAGCCGGACTTTGCCTGCGCTCCCACaaatgcggtgctgctctactatctggcgcagcggcgatggtgtCAACTGAAGACGTGCGGCGAGCAGCCCTCCGCACGCTTTTACCATGTCTCTCAGCTCATCACcgggacggcgctgctgatcgTGTTCGGTGGACGCTCCACCACTCCAGCGCAGACGAGCGACggtactgctgccgccactgaaGGCGCCTTTCTTAATGACCTGCACATCCTCGACGTGTCCACAGGGTTTTGGCGCCACATCCGAGACTTCACCGGCGATATCCCATCGCCTCGCATGTGCGCGGCAAGCGTGTTTGTGAACGACACGTTTGGCGTTTtcgccggtggcggcgacactTACTGCGAGGACGCCTTCGAGTTTTCCCTGCAGAgccgtcggtggcggcgtgtgAAGCTGAACAACCAGCCCGCCTGCTCGCGTCCTACCGTCACCTACACGAAGGATCGCCTTGTCTTCTTTGGTGGCTTTGCCCCCCGTACTGGTGTCATGAGCTGTACAATGGAGCTCTGTCTTTCCCCGCTGTCGCTCAGGAGCCAGGGCCTGCAGTGGTGGAGTCGGTGCACCTTTGAGAAGCACATCCGCTCCTGCACAAAGAGCCGCGCTctggagatggaggagaaggcggcagcagccgcagcggcaggcacGATGGAGCGCAGCGGGAGTAGCTGGTTCACCGGTTGCAGTGGACAAGtgatgctgcagtgcagcccCTCTGTGACAGCTCGCAGCAGCCCCCTCGCGACACCACGATCGTGGTTCGTAAACGGCGGAGTCCTTAGGCCAGCGCCTTTGCGAGTGCCAAGCTTTGACCAAATCGGCGTGCtatcagcagcggctcctGCGTGGGGTGGCGGGCCCCCAGCGACACGGTCGCCCGCTCGAGGCGCTCTAACGCTGTCTCCAACACTGTCGTGCTGgtcctcgtcgtcggcggTTTTCTCGCCCCTCTCAGGTTCTTCGAAGTTGATACCGTCGTGGCAGGACACAGCCAGCAGCAACTCGAACCtcgcaggcggcggcacagtTTACGCAtcgggtggtggtgggacgACGGCGACTTTCTGTTCGCTCGCCTCAGTGACACCGCCAGTACACAacctttttccctctcatCCTGTCACGGCGATCAACTCGTCGCGCAGCCCTAGCCAGACCGGGAGCCCGGCAACCGTTTCCACTGCTGCCTCAACCTCACAGGCGCATCTCTGGTCCCACATGACTGCCACCGTCGTGCAGAACACATCGgccgccggcaccgccgtctacagcggcagcgctcaagcacactcgcgcagcagcggtgcactCGCAGCGGAAGATGCCAatgtgatggtggtgggggtcGCCGACTGCACGCAAAGCCGTTCAGCCTCATCCCCAcctacccccctctctcactcagcAGCAAGTTCTGTCTTGGGCTCTGCGCCTTCGGTCTCCCATACTGCAGGACTGGGTAGATCCTCGCTCCCACCGCCTGTGACTGCCACAGGCGAGCAGCCCGCGTCGGCGTGTTTCATCACGAATTGCGTCCGCAACCTTAGTGGCTATGTAGCGGCATCGGTTCCCCACCTCGCCAGGTCCTTCTCAAACCAAGCGCCTCCATCAGCCCACACCGGCGGTCCTCCattagcagcagcagctgtgaaCAACGGACGCAGAGGCGGTAATAGTGCTGTTAGCGGTGGTAATTGGGGCTACCCCATGTgcatgcagcagcgaggaagtCCATTGCAAGGACGTGCAGTTCGCTTGGATGTTGCACTTTTTGGTctgtcaccgtcgccgcagccGACCCACGACCCCAGCGCGGGAATTGTCGCGTGCCGGCAACCTTCGCCGTTCGTACAGCGCTCCAGCAGTATcaccaacggcggcggctccgccttcaccactcctcagcagccgcacgtATCAACGCAGTTCACCGAATCCGCCTCTAGCAGCATCTCCTCGGGGTCAACAATATTGGCCGCTCATATTCCGAGCATGTACGCAAAGTACACTATCCAACGACTGGAGGGGACGAGCGGGCCGTACTTCCTCCAAGCCCTGGCGGCCAGGCTGAAGCGGCATGAGGCGGAACACACGGAGAAGCGGACTCTGTGA